One part of the Lachnospiraceae bacterium JLR.KK002 genome encodes these proteins:
- a CDS encoding methylglyoxal synthase → MNIGLIAHDSKKKLMQNFCIAYRGILCKNELFATGTTGRLIEEVTNLSIHKYLAGHLGGAQQLGAQIEHNQIDLVIFLRDPLTPKSHEPDVNNVVHLCDTHNIPLATNLATAELLIKSLDRGDLEWREMYK, encoded by the coding sequence ATGAATATTGGATTGATTGCACATGATTCGAAGAAAAAATTAATGCAGAATTTTTGCATTGCATATCGGGGGATACTCTGCAAAAATGAGCTGTTTGCAACGGGAACCACCGGAAGACTTATTGAGGAAGTGACAAATCTGTCAATTCACAAATATCTGGCCGGACATCTGGGAGGCGCCCAGCAGCTTGGCGCTCAGATTGAGCACAATCAGATTGACCTTGTAATCTTTCTGCGGGATCCTCTGACGCCGAAATCCCATGAACCGGACGTCAACAATGTGGTTCATCTGTGTGATACTCATAATATTCCACTGGCAACCAACCTTGCCACAGCAGAACTGTTAATCAAATCACTGGACAGAGGAGACTTAGAGTGGCGTGAAATGTATAAATAG
- a CDS encoding serine hydrolase, translating to MKCINRNQTVRIAGFILSLVLLCGCGEKVTVEHAYDIAESPGMYGLTVESSNSATSASSSFFAEELCVAGNENILSENVTDSLSQAAGLFNLKEHTMVFGKNVHERLYPASTTKILTAYVALKYGKLTDTATVTEAELQLEPGSSVCGLKAGETTTLEHLLYGLILCSGNDAANVIADLVSGSTEEFAKKMNEEAKALGATNSHFVNAHGLQNEEHYTTVYDMYLIFQAAMENEEFVKIISASSHTGELTDASGQAVTKEWKSTNKYLNGEKEVPEGLQVIGGKTGTTSDAGSCLVLYSKKGELPIISIVFKADNADGLYEEMTQLLKEI from the coding sequence GTGAAATGTATAAATAGAAATCAGACAGTCAGAATAGCAGGGTTTATTCTCTCTCTTGTACTGCTCTGCGGCTGCGGAGAGAAAGTGACCGTGGAACATGCCTATGACATTGCAGAAAGTCCCGGAATGTACGGACTTACTGTGGAGAGCAGCAACAGCGCTACATCCGCATCAAGTTCCTTTTTTGCGGAAGAACTCTGTGTGGCAGGTAACGAGAATATCTTAAGTGAAAACGTGACAGATTCTCTTTCTCAGGCTGCCGGACTGTTTAACTTAAAAGAACATACCATGGTATTTGGAAAAAATGTGCATGAACGGCTGTATCCGGCAAGCACTACCAAGATTCTGACTGCCTATGTGGCCTTAAAGTATGGAAAACTGACAGATACTGCCACCGTAACGGAAGCGGAGCTTCAGCTTGAGCCGGGGTCATCTGTCTGCGGGCTGAAAGCAGGAGAAACCACCACACTGGAGCATCTGCTCTATGGGCTGATTCTCTGCAGCGGAAATGATGCCGCTAATGTTATAGCGGATCTGGTCTCCGGAAGCACGGAAGAATTTGCAAAGAAGATGAATGAGGAGGCAAAAGCCCTGGGCGCCACCAACTCCCATTTTGTAAATGCCCATGGCCTGCAGAATGAAGAACACTATACCACCGTATATGATATGTATCTGATTTTTCAGGCGGCCATGGAAAATGAAGAATTCGTTAAAATTATCAGCGCTTCTTCCCATACCGGAGAACTGACCGATGCTTCCGGGCAGGCTGTTACGAAAGAATGGAAAAGTACCAATAAGTATCTGAACGGAGAAAAAGAGGTGCCGGAAGGGCTCCAGGTTATCGGAGGGAAAACAGGAACCACCAGTGATGCGGGCTCCTGTCTGGTGCTCTACAGTAAGAAAGGGGAACTTCCCATTATATCCATTGTTTTTAAGGCGGACAACGCTGACGGGCTTTACGAGGAAATGACACAATTACTAAAAGAAATTTGA
- a CDS encoding twitching motility protein PilT — MVQIIAGEKGKGKTKHLLERVNESVKSATGNIVYLDKSQKHMYELSNKVRLINVSDYMISNCDEFLGFLCGVISQDHDLEEMYLDSFLTIAMLEGGDISHAITKLDSISDKFHVNFILSISMNERDLPDCTRGKVIVSL, encoded by the coding sequence ATGGTACAAATTATAGCTGGCGAAAAGGGAAAAGGTAAGACAAAACATTTATTGGAGAGGGTAAACGAATCGGTAAAATCTGCTACCGGCAATATTGTGTATCTGGATAAAAGCCAGAAGCACATGTATGAGCTCAGCAATAAAGTTCGTCTGATTAATGTTTCGGATTATATGATTTCAAATTGTGATGAATTTCTGGGATTCCTCTGCGGGGTTATTTCTCAGGATCACGATCTGGAAGAGATGTATTTAGACAGTTTCCTTACCATTGCAATGTTAGAGGGCGGCGATATCAGCCATGCTATCACCAAGCTGGACTCTATCAGCGATAAATTCCATGTTAATTTTATTTTAAGCATTTCCATGAATGAAAGAGATTTGCCTGACTGTACCAGGGGGAAGGTAATCGTATCTCTGTAG
- a CDS encoding DUF378 domain-containing protein: protein MNTKGLDYTLLALVIVGAVNWGLIGLFRFDLVSFLFGDMSWLTRIIYGIVGIGGLYLCSVFGRIRSINEA from the coding sequence ATGAATACCAAAGGTTTGGATTACACACTGCTGGCACTGGTGATTGTAGGTGCTGTCAATTGGGGACTGATCGGTTTATTCCGTTTTGACCTGGTATCATTTTTATTCGGCGATATGAGCTGGCTCACCCGGATTATCTATGGAATCGTAGGAATCGGCGGTCTGTATCTCTGCAGCGTTTTTGGGCGCATCCGCTCCATCAACGAAGCCTGA
- a CDS encoding FtsW/RodA/SpoVE family cell cycle protein, which yields MLKQYQIKNYNFRLVIYVVALTMLGISVIGSAQKAVQSKQVFGLLLGLFVMVIVSMIDYSFILRFNWLIYIFNIGLLSLITFHVFGHQAGGAGRWIEIAGFRFQPSELSKILLILFFSWFFSKYQEKINTLPMILLSGGLIFVPWFMIEQQPDLSTSIVVAIIFIALLFLAGLSYKIIAGVLAVLIPAGTLFIYLILQPNQKILDYYQWLRIMAWLQPEKYAKDAYQQQNSIMAIGSGQLWGKGLNNDTAFSVKNGNYIPEPQTDFIFAVAGEELGFVGGAVILLLLLLIVIECILIGRKAKDLSGRLICGGVAAWVGFQTFVNICVVTGLMPNTGLPLPFVSYGLTSLVSLFIGIGLVLNVGLQPLKYRMEGF from the coding sequence ATGTTAAAACAATATCAGATTAAAAACTACAATTTTCGTTTGGTAATCTATGTGGTAGCGCTTACCATGCTTGGAATCAGTGTGATTGGCAGCGCTCAGAAAGCCGTGCAGTCGAAACAGGTGTTCGGGCTTCTGCTGGGGCTGTTCGTGATGGTGATTGTCTCCATGATTGATTATTCCTTTATTCTGCGTTTTAACTGGCTGATTTATATATTCAATATCGGTCTCCTTTCGCTGATTACGTTTCATGTATTTGGACATCAGGCCGGGGGAGCTGGACGCTGGATTGAGATTGCCGGATTTCGGTTCCAGCCTTCAGAGCTATCAAAAATACTGCTGATTCTGTTTTTTTCCTGGTTTTTTTCCAAATATCAGGAGAAAATCAATACGCTGCCCATGATTCTGCTTTCCGGAGGGCTGATATTTGTCCCCTGGTTCATGATTGAGCAGCAGCCGGATTTGTCTACCAGTATTGTTGTAGCAATAATTTTTATTGCACTCTTGTTTTTGGCCGGATTAAGTTATAAAATAATAGCAGGCGTGCTGGCGGTACTGATTCCGGCCGGAACCCTGTTTATCTATCTGATTCTGCAGCCGAATCAGAAGATTCTTGACTATTACCAGTGGTTGCGTATTATGGCCTGGCTGCAGCCGGAAAAATATGCAAAAGATGCATATCAGCAGCAGAATTCCATTATGGCCATCGGCTCCGGACAATTGTGGGGTAAGGGACTGAACAACGATACGGCCTTTTCGGTGAAAAATGGAAATTATATTCCGGAGCCTCAGACAGATTTTATTTTCGCAGTTGCAGGAGAAGAACTGGGATTTGTGGGAGGAGCCGTGATACTGTTGCTGTTGCTGTTAATCGTAATCGAATGTATTTTAATTGGGAGAAAGGCAAAAGATTTGTCGGGACGGCTGATTTGCGGCGGAGTTGCTGCCTGGGTTGGATTCCAGACATTCGTTAATATCTGTGTGGTGACCGGATTAATGCCGAATACCGGTCTGCCATTGCCCTTTGTCAGCTACGGGCTTACCTCGCTGGTAAGTCTGTTTATTGGGATTGGACTTGTATTGAATGTAGGGCTTCAGCCTCTTAAGTACAGAATGGAGGGTTTTTAA
- the minD gene encoding septum site-determining protein MinD — protein MSEVIVITSGKGGVGKTTTTANVGTGLAQLDKKVVLIDTDIGLRNLDVVMGLENRIVYNLVDVVEGNCRMKQALIKDKRYPNLSLLPSAQTRDKSAVSPEQMIKLIEELREEFDYILLDCPAGIEQGFKNAIAGADRALVVTTPEVSAIRDADRIIGLLGANEVKRTELIVNRLRMDMVKRGDMMNINDVTDILAIDLIGAVPDDEQIVISTNQGEPLVGSDCLAGKAFANICHRILGEEVPFLDLEIKSSVWGKLKEIFKKN, from the coding sequence ATGAGTGAAGTAATTGTTATAACATCAGGCAAGGGCGGAGTTGGAAAAACCACCACTACGGCAAATGTGGGAACGGGTCTGGCGCAGCTTGACAAAAAAGTTGTGCTGATTGATACCGATATCGGACTTCGGAATCTGGATGTGGTTATGGGGCTGGAAAACCGCATTGTTTACAATCTGGTGGATGTGGTGGAAGGAAACTGTCGTATGAAGCAGGCTCTGATTAAGGATAAGCGTTATCCCAATCTTTCCCTGCTGCCTTCTGCCCAGACCAGAGACAAATCTGCCGTGTCGCCGGAACAGATGATTAAGCTGATAGAAGAGCTGAGAGAAGAATTTGACTATATTCTGCTGGACTGCCCGGCAGGAATTGAACAGGGATTTAAAAATGCCATTGCCGGAGCAGACCGGGCGCTGGTGGTTACCACGCCGGAGGTTTCCGCTATCCGGGATGCGGACCGGATTATCGGGCTTCTGGGAGCAAATGAAGTAAAGAGAACGGAGCTGATTGTGAACCGTCTCCGTATGGATATGGTAAAACGTGGGGATATGATGAACATCAATGATGTGACGGATATCCTTGCCATAGATCTGATTGGTGCGGTGCCGGACGACGAGCAGATTGTAATTTCCACCAATCAGGGAGAACCGCTGGTTGGCTCGGACTGTCTGGCGGGGAAAGCATTTGCCAATATCTGTCACAGAATTCTGGGAGAGGAAGTGCCCTTCCTGGATTTGGAGATTAAATCCAGCGTATGGGGGAAACTGAAAGAAATTTTTAAGAAAAATTAG
- the minE gene encoding cell division topological specificity factor MinE yields MGLMDLFKKKTSGDIAKDRLKLLLVSDRANCSPDVMEMIKNDIIQVISKYMEIDADGLDIQITQTESEGNNGNVPALYANIPIKDMKHPSAS; encoded by the coding sequence ATGGGTTTAATGGATTTATTTAAAAAGAAAACCTCCGGGGATATTGCCAAAGACCGATTAAAATTACTGTTGGTTTCCGACCGTGCAAACTGTTCTCCGGATGTGATGGAAATGATAAAAAATGACATTATTCAGGTGATTTCAAAATATATGGAGATTGATGCGGACGGACTGGACATTCAGATTACCCAGACGGAATCAGAGGGAAATAACGGGAATGTACCCGCATTGTATGCCAATATTCCCATTAAGGATATGAAGCACCCAAGTGCTTCCTGA